A stretch of the Planktothricoides raciborskii GIHE-MW2 genome encodes the following:
- a CDS encoding C2 family cysteine protease, whose protein sequence is MADNFFDLDDSVNLFTIGAEIPSGAIIRGLGGQDLIVGSGNPDAIHGNTGADTLYGMDGNDTLQGGRGSDLLLGNRGDDLIFGERGNDVIFGGQGNDLLDGGVGDDFLAGDAGTDTLTGGDGSDAFVLDIRHGSSDRNLADVITDFSVEDGDVFAVTDGANDNLTEADLTLETVGTETFISLTATGEFLARVQGVTAEELTGTFSTVRATRDDTESGATVLNALPGQTSIQGQVGETDYQDFFELQVTETSIVDLSLTGLTADADLFLYQDLDADGELGGDEIISASSRWGNADEAIENVTLDQGRYFIGVEQFEGDTSYNLSISGVAGTVARDLAGSEPSTARLLPPDGEVELHDYLGGTDAVDTYRLEVLNGGYLDLFTTYQEADLNLTLWSDTNGNNQLDADETIAQGTNEIQQDVISPGTYYVNVTALGAGTAYEILSISEPGSRVGIESYNPLFPGVPTTGTLDQNDAFDFNDDENYADPYLLSEIGAGLTVTITQESKDFDAYLTVVDLITGEVIAENDDIDTEGGNFNAQVSFTSEQGGQYVVYASSVDSPGIGEYTLNTTLTGTVTQTVFSSDSASSDDQSEEGSDSLSSSSVVSTAASSISDQLPPPIFNEEGDRADTGLTQDVLHNLVYQPLTGGLITPIQLNNLNQGNFGNCAFIAALAATFGKIEDPSTANLKQSEVLNSAITTDGSNYTLKFYNYLTSQPGNVMVNNQVVTKDDNLFGATWDNLNPVEPTEASGQRIWGAIFERAYAKWRGQETGKNGYDVMGNGDVGGRSLKRVTGKAIQEISWDPSQSDPEYSLIQFSQDIDGSYNNLGSITQEEIFNRIQTALNEGRYVMTGTISEAEKLSQGALVGGHAYSVHNAYEMNGRKMILVRNPWGTDTSKGAVDNLNDGFVAITFETFLNNFDGVSLSQADSP, encoded by the coding sequence ATGGCGGACAACTTTTTTGACTTAGATGATTCGGTAAATTTATTTACCATTGGTGCCGAAATACCCAGTGGCGCGATCATTCGGGGGCTGGGTGGCCAAGATTTAATCGTCGGTTCCGGCAATCCAGATGCGATACATGGCAACACTGGGGCTGACACCCTCTATGGCATGGACGGAAACGACACACTCCAAGGGGGTCGGGGATCCGATTTGCTTTTAGGCAACCGGGGAGACGACCTGATCTTTGGGGAACGGGGCAATGATGTCATCTTTGGCGGTCAAGGTAATGACCTCTTGGATGGCGGAGTCGGGGATGATTTCCTCGCCGGAGATGCCGGAACTGATACCCTGACCGGAGGGGATGGCTCCGATGCCTTTGTTCTGGATATTCGACATGGCAGCAGCGATCGCAACCTAGCCGATGTCATTACCGACTTTAGCGTAGAAGATGGTGATGTATTTGCCGTCACTGATGGGGCAAATGACAACCTCACCGAAGCGGATCTCACCCTGGAAACCGTAGGTACCGAGACATTTATTTCCTTAACTGCCACAGGAGAGTTTCTCGCCCGAGTTCAGGGAGTAACCGCAGAAGAACTCACCGGGACATTCAGCACCGTGCGAGCCACTCGTGATGATACAGAGTCCGGAGCCACGGTACTCAATGCCCTACCGGGACAAACCAGCATTCAGGGGCAAGTCGGGGAAACCGATTATCAGGACTTCTTTGAACTCCAGGTAACGGAAACCAGTATTGTTGACCTCAGTCTCACCGGCTTAACTGCTGATGCGGATTTATTTCTCTATCAGGATTTGGATGCCGATGGAGAATTAGGGGGAGACGAAATTATCTCCGCATCAAGTCGATGGGGCAATGCCGATGAAGCGATCGAAAACGTCACCCTCGACCAAGGCCGATATTTCATTGGCGTAGAGCAATTTGAGGGAGACACCAGCTACAACCTGAGTATTTCCGGGGTCGCCGGAACTGTAGCGCGGGATTTGGCAGGGTCTGAACCCAGTACCGCTCGTCTCCTGCCCCCCGACGGGGAAGTAGAACTGCATGACTACCTTGGCGGCACGGATGCGGTAGATACCTATCGCCTAGAAGTCCTCAATGGGGGATATCTGGATCTGTTCACCACCTACCAGGAGGCGGATCTCAACCTCACTCTGTGGAGCGATACCAATGGCAACAACCAGTTAGACGCCGATGAAACCATTGCCCAGGGAACCAATGAAATCCAGCAGGATGTCATCAGCCCTGGCACCTACTACGTCAATGTCACCGCCCTTGGCGCGGGAACAGCCTACGAAATTCTTTCTATTTCCGAACCGGGTAGCCGGGTTGGGATTGAAAGCTATAACCCACTCTTCCCAGGCGTTCCCACCACTGGCACCCTGGATCAAAACGATGCCTTTGATTTTAACGATGACGAAAACTATGCCGATCCTTATCTCCTTTCAGAAATAGGGGCTGGGTTAACCGTCACCATCACACAGGAATCCAAGGATTTCGATGCCTATCTGACTGTGGTGGATTTGATCACTGGGGAAGTGATTGCAGAAAACGATGACATAGACACTGAGGGAGGCAACTTCAATGCTCAAGTCAGTTTCACCTCCGAGCAAGGGGGACAATATGTGGTCTATGCCTCTAGTGTCGATTCTCCGGGTATTGGCGAATACACCCTAAATACCACGCTCACAGGAACCGTCACTCAAACCGTTTTCAGCAGTGATAGCGCCAGCAGTGACGATCAGTCTGAAGAAGGAAGCGATTCTTTATCAAGTTCTAGTGTGGTGTCCACCGCTGCCTCGTCAATTTCCGATCAGCTGCCACCCCCTATCTTTAACGAGGAAGGCGATCGCGCTGATACAGGGCTGACACAAGATGTACTCCATAACTTAGTCTATCAGCCCCTCACAGGTGGTCTGATTACTCCAATCCAACTCAATAACTTGAACCAGGGCAACTTTGGTAACTGTGCCTTTATTGCAGCACTAGCGGCTACCTTCGGTAAAATTGAAGATCCCAGCACGGCTAACTTGAAGCAGAGTGAAGTTCTCAATAGTGCCATTACTACCGATGGCAGCAACTATACCCTCAAGTTCTACAACTACTTAACGAGTCAACCGGGAAATGTCATGGTGAACAACCAAGTAGTCACCAAAGACGATAACTTGTTTGGGGCGACCTGGGACAATCTCAACCCTGTCGAACCGACGGAAGCTTCTGGCCAACGGATCTGGGGTGCCATTTTTGAACGAGCTTATGCCAAGTGGCGGGGTCAAGAAACGGGCAAAAATGGCTATGATGTCATGGGTAATGGCGATGTTGGGGGTAGATCCCTTAAACGGGTCACAGGTAAAGCTATCCAAGAAATTTCCTGGGATCCTTCTCAATCCGATCCAGAATATTCTTTGATCCAGTTCTCGCAGGATATCGACGGCTCCTATAATAATTTAGGGAGTATTACCCAGGAGGAAATCTTTAATCGCATTCAAACTGCATTGAACGAGGGTCGCTATGTGATGACTGGCACAATCTCAGAAGCAGAGAAGCTTTCTCAGGGTGCGTTAGTTGGCGGCCATGCCTACAGTGTCCACAATGCTTATGAAATGAACGGTAGAAAGATGATTCTCGTGCGGAATCCTTGGGGGACAGATACTAGCAAGGGAGCAGTGGATAATCTTAATGATGGATTTGTGGCTATCACCTTTGAAACATTTTTGAATAACTTTGATGGGGTGAGTCTGTCTCAAGCCGACTCGCCATAG
- a CDS encoding J domain-containing protein: MQNFRNYYEILGVPRDASSDEIKKMYRRLARQYHPDLNPGDKAAEEKFKDIGEAYEVLSDPNKRSQYDQFSRFWQQKGFKGKTPRVKTWNARNGTRSDIDPSQFPDFNSFVETLLGHQRQQAANGSATSSSYQSNPVRTPETPSQQRSADDFTPGRTKVARTVATTQARRDIEARLTLPLEKAYLGGHERIRLEDGRSLEVDMPAGMITGQRLRLRGQGIGGGDLYLKIQVAPHPFFKLEGADISCQVPVTPSEAVLGGAVEVPTLDGLVKMTVPPGLTHGKRLRLANKGYPTGKGERGDQLVEIQIAIPKNLTAEEKELYEKLRQIESFKPRKNLPV; the protein is encoded by the coding sequence ATGCAGAACTTTCGGAACTATTACGAGATTCTGGGAGTTCCCAGAGATGCCTCGAGTGATGAGATCAAGAAAATGTACCGCCGGTTAGCGCGGCAATATCACCCGGATTTAAATCCCGGGGACAAAGCTGCTGAAGAAAAATTTAAAGATATTGGCGAAGCTTATGAGGTCTTGTCAGATCCCAATAAGCGTTCTCAATATGACCAGTTCAGCCGCTTCTGGCAGCAGAAAGGATTTAAGGGTAAAACCCCCAGAGTCAAAACTTGGAATGCCCGCAATGGCACTCGCTCGGACATCGATCCGAGTCAATTTCCGGATTTTAATAGCTTTGTGGAAACTCTACTGGGTCATCAGCGGCAACAAGCCGCCAATGGGAGTGCCACCAGTAGTAGCTATCAAAGCAATCCGGTGAGAACCCCGGAAACGCCAAGTCAGCAGCGAAGTGCGGACGATTTTACCCCCGGTCGCACCAAGGTTGCCCGCACCGTGGCAACCACTCAAGCTCGTCGGGATATTGAGGCGCGACTGACTTTGCCTTTGGAAAAGGCTTATCTGGGCGGACATGAACGCATTCGCTTGGAAGATGGGCGATCGCTGGAAGTGGATATGCCCGCAGGCATGATTACCGGGCAGCGTCTCCGTCTAAGGGGTCAAGGAATTGGCGGCGGCGACCTCTATTTGAAAATTCAAGTGGCTCCCCATCCCTTTTTTAAGTTAGAAGGGGCGGATATTAGCTGTCAGGTGCCGGTGACTCCGAGTGAAGCGGTACTCGGTGGGGCGGTGGAAGTTCCTACTTTGGACGGATTGGTAAAAATGACCGTGCCTCCGGGACTGACTCATGGGAAGCGGTTGCGGTTAGCCAATAAAGGTTATCCCACAGGGAAAGGCGAACGGGGCGATCAACTTGTCGAAATTCAAATTGCTATTCCCAAGAATTTGACCGCTGAAGAAAAAGAACTCTATGAGAAGTTGCGTCAAATCGAGAGTTTTAAACCCCGGAAAAATTTGCCTGTTTGA
- a CDS encoding PleD family two-component system response regulator, which translates to MNTILIVDDSATVREMVSEILKKSGLNVIEAINGDEAKKEIQKQVPDLVVTDIVMPEMNGYELCRWIKNTAEFQSIPVIMCTSKGEDFDRYWGMKQGADAYIAKPFRPTELLTTIKQLLKK; encoded by the coding sequence ATGAATACAATTCTGATTGTAGACGATAGTGCAACGGTACGCGAAATGGTATCAGAAATATTGAAAAAGAGTGGCCTCAATGTGATTGAGGCAATCAACGGCGACGAAGCTAAAAAAGAAATTCAAAAGCAAGTTCCAGATTTAGTTGTCACCGATATTGTGATGCCGGAAATGAATGGCTATGAACTGTGTCGGTGGATTAAAAATACTGCGGAATTTCAAAGTATTCCCGTGATTATGTGTACCAGTAAAGGTGAGGATTTTGATCGATATTGGGGTATGAAACAAGGAGCTGATGCCTATATTGCTAAACCATTTCGGCCTACAGAACTGCTGACCACTATAAAGCAATTGCTAAAAAAATAG
- the pds gene encoding 15-cis-phytoene desaturase translates to MRVAIAGAGLAGLSCAKYLTDAGHTPIVLERRDVLGGKVAAWKDSDGDWYETGLHIFFGAYPNMLQLFKELNIEDRLQWKEHTMIFNQPDKPGTYSRFDFPDIPAPFNGVMAILQNNDMLTWPEKIRFGIGLIPAMIQGQKYVEEMDKYSFSEWLKKHNVPPRVETEVFIAMSKALNFINPDEISATVILTALNRFLQEKNGSKMAFLDGSPTERLCEPLVDYITQRGGEVHLNAPIKQFLLNDDGTVRAFEIRGLNGAADYQVTADLYVSAMPVDPLKTMLPEPWRGMEFFQKLDGLEGVPVINLHLWFDRKLTDIDHLLFSRSPLLSVYADMSNTCRGYENPDRSMLELVLAPAKEWISKSDQEIVDATIAELEKLFPNHFGGEKRAQLLKYHVVKTPRSVYKATAGRQAHRPSQVTPIANFYLTGDYTMQRYLASMEGAVLSGKLTAQAISSVQQPKVNHPRSADDDRPSGSDSQSLVVNR, encoded by the coding sequence ATGCGAGTTGCGATCGCGGGAGCAGGGTTAGCAGGACTTTCCTGCGCTAAATATCTCACAGACGCTGGTCATACCCCCATTGTCCTGGAACGAAGAGACGTATTAGGCGGCAAAGTCGCGGCATGGAAGGACTCTGATGGCGACTGGTATGAAACTGGTCTACATATCTTCTTCGGAGCCTATCCGAATATGTTGCAGCTATTTAAAGAGCTCAACATTGAAGACCGGCTGCAATGGAAAGAGCATACCATGATTTTTAACCAGCCGGACAAGCCAGGAACTTACTCTCGGTTTGACTTTCCGGATATTCCAGCCCCCTTCAATGGGGTCATGGCGATTCTCCAAAATAACGATATGCTCACCTGGCCGGAAAAAATTCGCTTTGGCATCGGTCTGATTCCAGCGATGATTCAGGGACAGAAATATGTCGAAGAGATGGACAAATACAGTTTCTCCGAATGGTTGAAAAAACACAACGTGCCGCCCCGGGTAGAGACAGAAGTCTTTATTGCCATGTCCAAAGCACTGAATTTTATCAACCCAGATGAAATTTCCGCCACGGTCATCCTCACAGCGCTCAATCGCTTTCTTCAAGAGAAAAATGGCTCTAAGATGGCATTTTTAGACGGATCCCCCACGGAAAGACTTTGTGAGCCTCTGGTGGATTATATTACCCAGCGGGGCGGGGAAGTGCATTTAAACGCACCCATCAAGCAGTTTTTACTCAATGACGATGGCACAGTGCGAGCTTTCGAGATTAGAGGCTTGAATGGTGCAGCGGATTATCAGGTGACTGCTGACCTGTATGTGTCGGCTATGCCGGTGGATCCACTGAAAACCATGCTGCCAGAACCGTGGCGGGGGATGGAGTTTTTCCAAAAGCTTGATGGTTTAGAAGGAGTGCCGGTAATCAACCTGCATCTGTGGTTTGACCGCAAACTGACGGACATCGATCATTTATTATTTTCGCGATCGCCCCTACTGAGTGTTTATGCGGATATGAGCAACACTTGCCGAGGCTATGAAAATCCAGACCGATCGATGCTCGAACTGGTCTTAGCCCCAGCCAAAGAATGGATTAGTAAATCCGATCAAGAAATTGTTGATGCCACGATCGCCGAACTGGAAAAATTATTTCCAAATCACTTTGGGGGAGAGAAACGGGCGCAATTATTGAAATATCATGTAGTAAAAACTCCCCGTTCAGTGTACAAAGCCACGGCGGGACGACAAGCACATCGTCCTTCCCAGGTGACACCGATTGCGAATTTCTATTTAACCGGCGATTACACCATGCAACGCTACCTCGCCAGTATGGAAGGGGCGGTACTTTCTGGTAAGCTAACAGCGCAGGCAATTTCCAGCGTTCAGCAACCGAAGGTTAACCACCCTAGATCCGCTGATGACGATCGCCCATCAGGATCCGATAGTCAATCCTTAGTGGTCAATCGTTAA